The segment TAAATCTTATCGATACACCTGGACATGTTGATTTTGCTTATGAAGTCTCACGTTCATTGGCAGCTTGTGAAGGTTCCCTTTTGGTTGTAGATGCGAGCCAAGGCGTAGAAGCACAAACCTTGGCAAATGTTTACCAAGCTATTGATAACTCTCATGAATTGGTTGTTGTGCTCAATAAGGTTGATCTTCCAGCAGCAGAACCTGAGCGTGTTAAAGAGCAAATTGAAGATGTGATTGGCATCGATACTTCTCAAGCCGTAGAAATATCTGCAAAAACGGGTTTGGGTGTTCCCGATGTTTTGGAAGCAATTGTTACACAATTGCCCTCTCCACGTACTGGTGATGTTAATAAGCCTTTAAAGGCAATGTTGGTTGACAGTTGGTATGATAGTTACCTTGGCGTTATCGTTTTGGTACGGGTGATTGATGGTGTGCTGAAAAAAGGCCAAACCATTCGTATGATGGGTACAGGAGCAAAATATCCGGTTGAACGGGTTGGGGTCTTTACGCCCAAAATGATTCAGATGGATGAATTGGGTCCAGGGGAGATTGGTTTTATAACAGCTTCTATCAAGGAAGTTGCGGATACACGGGTTGGTGATACCATTACAGAAGAGCGCCGTCCTTGCGAAGAGGCGTTACCGGGTTTTAAACCTGCGCAACCGGTTGTCTTTTGTGGACTCTTTCCCATTGATGCTGCTGATTTTGATGATTTACGTGCAGCCATGGGAAAATTGCGTTTAAATGATGCGAGTTTTTCCTTTGAAATGGAAACGTCCGCAGCTTTAGGGTTTGGCTTTCGTTGTGGTTTTTTAGGTCTGCTTCATCTCGAAATTATTCAAGAGCGGTTGGAGCGCGAGTTTAATTTAGATTTAATCGCGACAGCACCTTCGGTTGTATATCGCATGAATATGAATGATGGTTCTGTCAAAGAATTGCATAATCCAGCAGATATGCCTGATGTTGTTAAAATTTCTTCTATCGAAGAACCATGGATTCAGGCAACAATAATGACTCCTGATAACTATCTTGGTTCAATTTTAGAACTTTGCCAAGAACGGCGAGGGGTACAGGTTAGTTTGTCCTATGTTGGCACACGTGCTATGGTGACATATGATTTACCGTTGAATGAAGTTGTTTTTGATTTTTACGATCGTTTAAAATCAATCTCGAAGGGATATGCTTCCTTTGATTATCAAATGAAGGATTATGCCGAGGGAGATTTGGTTAAAATGTCTATTTTGGTAAATGGAGAAGCCATTGATGCATTGTCGATGCTTGTGCACCGCACGATTGCAGAAAAACGTGGGCGTTCATTGTGCGAAAAACTAAAAGATCTTATTCCTCAACATATGTTTCAGATTCCAGTTCAAGCAGCAATTGGTGGTAAAATCATTGCGCGTGAGACAATTCGTGCATTGCGTAAAGATGTGACGGCTAAATGTTATGGCGGGGATGTAACGCGTAAACGCAAACTTTTAGAAAAGCAAAAAGAGGGCAAAAAACGAATGCGCCAATTCGGAAAAGTAGAAATCCCTCAATCAGCTTTTATTCAAGCGCTCAAAATGAGTAAATAACGAAAAAAAGAGCCTTCTTCATTATCCATTTGCGCTTTTGCGTTGATTGGTTAAGATTTTCAGAACTTTTTTTAATCACGCAAAAGATCATTAATAGATGTTTTTTCTCGTGTTTTTTGATCAACACGTTTTACTATGACAGCGCAATAAAGATTTGGACCTGCTTCACCGTTTGGGAGTGTTTTTCCGGGAAGAGAACCTGGAACAACGACAGAGTAGGCGGGTACTTCACCTATAAAAACTTCACCTGTGTTACGATCAATAATTTTGGTAGATTTTCCAATAAAGACTCCCATTCCTAAAACGGCTCCTTCACGGATAATACAACCTTCAACGATTTCAGATCGTGCGCCGATAAAGCAATGATCTTCAATAATTGTTGGGTTTGCTTGCAGTGGTTCCAATACCCCTCCAATTCCAACACCACCGGAAAGATGAACATTTTTGCCAATTTGTGCACAAGAACCAACGGTTGTCCATGTGTCAACCATCGTCCCTTCATCGACAAAGGCACCAAGATTGACAAAGGATGGCATTAAGATAACATTGGGAGCAATGTAGGCAGAATGACGGACAATTGCTCCAGGAACACAACGAAAATTAGCTTTTTTAAACTCAGTTTCTTGCCAACCAGAAAATTTTGAAGGGACTTTATCCCACCAATATGTTTCATTTATTCCACCAGCAATAAGGTGCATAGGATTGAGCCGGAAAGAGAGAAGAACAGCTTTTTTTAACCATTGATGCACATGCCATTGCCCATTTTCTTGACGTTGTGCAACACGGATCTCACCCTTATCGAGAAGGTTTAATACATGGTCGACACTCTCGCGGATTTCCCCCTTTGTCATAGTATTGATAGAATCGCGTTCTTCAAATGCTTTTTCAATAACCATTTCAAGTTGCGTAAGATGAGTCATGATCGCAGTTCCGTTAAACAAGTTGAAAGCTTCAAGATTTATTGTCTATGATCTACGTGAAGAAATGTTTTCAGTCAATAAAACGATAAAGAAATAGGACAGATGCATGAAAAAAGGCTATAAAGAAAAAAGAAAAGAAGAAAAAAACAGTTACTGCTCATTTTTTCATGTGAAAGATGCTCTCCAACAGGGACATAAAGTCTCTAATTCAGCGCAAATCTGTTCACCTGCTTATCGTTTAGCTTATCTTGACCAAGAGTTTATGATGCGTCCTGAACTACGTTCACAACGTATTGGTTTGGAGTTTTTGAAACCAGAAATAGCACTCCAAGAATGCGATATTCAATCAACTGTTGTGTTATTTGGTGGAGCACGTATTCCTGAGCCTGGGCAAGAAGCATGGGCAGCAAAAAATGACATACAAAAGAAAAATTTGCATGCTATGTCGCATTATTACAATGAAGCAAGGGAATTTGCACGTTTGTGCTCATGCTATTCTGCTACAACTGAATATCGCGAATTTGTGGTTGTCACGGGGGGAGGTCCAGGGGTAATGGAAGCAGGAAATCGTGGTGCTTTTGACGTTGGTGCGCCAACAATTGGTTTAAATGTTCTGTTACCCCATGAACAATCCCCTAATCCTTATGTGACACCGCATTTATGTTTTAATTTTCATTATTTGGGAATGCGCAAAATGCATTTTTTAATGCGTGCAAAGGCATTAGCTATTTTCCCTGGGGGCTTTGGCACTCTGGACGAGTTATTTGAAACACTCACTTTAATGCAAACAGGGCGTATGAAAAAGGTTCCAATTTTGCTCTTTGGCAAAGAATTTTGGAACAATGTAATCAATTTTGATTATTTATCTGCGCAAGGTACAATTTCTCCTTCAGATCTCACACTTATAACATTTGTTGATACAGCAGCAGAAGCATTTGAACAAATTCGTGTCTTTTATAAGCTGTCCTAACCACTTTGTAGGGAAATGATTTTTAAAGGGGAGTTAATAATCAACTTGTGTCAAATAGAGTCCTGAAGGGGGGGCGACGACACCACAACGTGTGCGATCTTTAGCATGAAGGGCTGCTTCAAGGTCACTTACTGTCCAGCGTCCAACACCAACTTCCATGAGACTTCCAGCAAATGAACGAATTTGATGATGAAGAAAAGAGCGCGCTTGCGCATAGAGAAGAATCTCCTCTCCTTCCCTTTGAATATCGAGTCGTTCAAGAGTACGAATAGGGCTTTTGGCTTGACAATGCGCTGAACGAAAAGTGGTAAAATCATGTCGTCCTACGAGTTTTTGTGCAGCTTCATGCATCGCTTCAGCATTGAGGGGTTTTGGCAACCACCACACGCGTTTAGCATTTAGAGCAGGTGGAGAGCGGCGATTGAGAATTTTAAAGAGATAATGACGTTTTACAGCGGAAAATCGTGCATCAAAGCTATCAGGAACGTTTTGTACATTCAAGACTGAAATATTTTCCCCCTGTTTTTGTAAATGAGCATTGAGTGCATCGCATATAGTATGTGTGTGCCAGTTTTTTTCAAAATCAACATGTGCAACTTGTCCGGTAGCGTGTACACCTGCGTCAGTTCGACCTGCTGTCGTAATGGTTAATTGTTGTCCAGAGAAGTGAAAAATAGCCTGCTCAATGGCACCTTGTATGGTAGGAAGCTCGACTTGGCGCTGCCAACCAGCATAATTTGAGCCATCATATTCAAGGATGAGTTTAAAACGGGGCATATTAAAAAACAGCAGAAATAGGAGCGCCTCGCAAAAATGTTGCGCTCTCAAGAACTTTACCACCAGATCTTTGCAGATGGGTTATTTCAAGACGCCCTTGTCCACAATGGATAACCAAAGAATCTGGTTCTATCCGACCAATTTCAAGGGAAGGACCTGTTGTTAAACGACTACCAAGAATTTTCACGCGTTCTTCTTTTCCACCAATCATCATATTGCACCAGCAACCAGGAGAGGGAGAGAGCGCGCAGATATGTCTATGAATAAGTTCTGCAGGCTTCGTCCAATCAATGCGGGTTTCTTCTTTTTTAATTTTGGAGGCATAGGTGATATTTTTTTCGGATTGTGGGGTAAGTTTAAGCTGCCCTTTTTCAAGAGCAGATAGTGTCTCTACCATCAGTTTAGCGCCTATATGTGAAAGTTCATTTGAAAGTTCAAAGGTCGTCATATTGTCGGTGATAGGAATGGAGTGGGAAAGAGCGATAGGACCAGTATCAAGTCCTTCATCCATTTTCATAATCATCATCCCTGTTTCCTTATCACCAGCCATAATTGCACGTTGAATAGGTGCAGCACCCCGCCAACGTGGTAAGAGTGAAGCATGGGCATTAAAACAACCAAAACGGGGTGCTTCAAGAACAGCTTTCGGTAGGAGGAGTCCATAGGCAACAACAACAGCAGCATCAACAGAAAGTGCGGCAAATTGCGCTTGTTGTTCGGCTGTTTTCAGTGTTTGGGGCGTAAATACAGGAATAGATCTTTCTTGTGCTGCATTTTGCACAGCTGAGGGAATAAGTTTAAGACCACGACGTCCTGCTGGACGAGGAGGTTGGCTATAAACAGCAACAACATCATGACCGGCATCCAATAAAGCATGTAAAATGGGAACAGAAAAATCAGGTGTTCCCATAAAACTTAATCTTAATGCCATTACAAAAGTGCTTCCTCTGTCTTTTTTTCTTTTGCGCGTTTTTTAAATTTTCGTATCACCATATCACGTTTAAGCTTCGAAATATGATCAATAAAAAGACAGCCATTTAAATGATCAATTTCGTGCTGTAAACAAGTAGCTAAGAGATCATCTGCTTCAATTTCTGTTTGTTTTCCTTCACGATCTTGATAGCGA is part of the Bartonella machadoae genome and harbors:
- the lepA gene encoding translation elongation factor 4 encodes the protein MTRDRNYIRNFSIVAHIDHGKSTLADRLIQMTGGLETREMKEQVLDSMDIERERGITIKAQTVRLQYKAKDGETYILNLIDTPGHVDFAYEVSRSLAACEGSLLVVDASQGVEAQTLANVYQAIDNSHELVVVLNKVDLPAAEPERVKEQIEDVIGIDTSQAVEISAKTGLGVPDVLEAIVTQLPSPRTGDVNKPLKAMLVDSWYDSYLGVIVLVRVIDGVLKKGQTIRMMGTGAKYPVERVGVFTPKMIQMDELGPGEIGFITASIKEVADTRVGDTITEERRPCEEALPGFKPAQPVVFCGLFPIDAADFDDLRAAMGKLRLNDASFSFEMETSAALGFGFRCGFLGLLHLEIIQERLEREFNLDLIATAPSVVYRMNMNDGSVKELHNPADMPDVVKISSIEEPWIQATIMTPDNYLGSILELCQERRGVQVSLSYVGTRAMVTYDLPLNEVVFDFYDRLKSISKGYASFDYQMKDYAEGDLVKMSILVNGEAIDALSMLVHRTIAEKRGRSLCEKLKDLIPQHMFQIPVQAAIGGKIIARETIRALRKDVTAKCYGGDVTRKRKLLEKQKEGKKRMRQFGKVEIPQSAFIQALKMSK
- the dapD gene encoding 2,3,4,5-tetrahydropyridine-2,6-dicarboxylate N-succinyltransferase, which codes for MTHLTQLEMVIEKAFEERDSINTMTKGEIRESVDHVLNLLDKGEIRVAQRQENGQWHVHQWLKKAVLLSFRLNPMHLIAGGINETYWWDKVPSKFSGWQETEFKKANFRCVPGAIVRHSAYIAPNVILMPSFVNLGAFVDEGTMVDTWTTVGSCAQIGKNVHLSGGVGIGGVLEPLQANPTIIEDHCFIGARSEIVEGCIIREGAVLGMGVFIGKSTKIIDRNTGEVFIGEVPAYSVVVPGSLPGKTLPNGEAGPNLYCAVIVKRVDQKTREKTSINDLLRD
- a CDS encoding LOG family protein, whose product is MKKGYKEKRKEEKNSYCSFFHVKDALQQGHKVSNSAQICSPAYRLAYLDQEFMMRPELRSQRIGLEFLKPEIALQECDIQSTVVLFGGARIPEPGQEAWAAKNDIQKKNLHAMSHYYNEAREFARLCSCYSATTEYREFVVVTGGGPGVMEAGNRGAFDVGAPTIGLNVLLPHEQSPNPYVTPHLCFNFHYLGMRKMHFLMRAKALAIFPGGFGTLDELFETLTLMQTGRMKKVPILLFGKEFWNNVINFDYLSAQGTISPSDLTLITFVDTAAEAFEQIRVFYKLS
- the truA gene encoding tRNA pseudouridine(38-40) synthase TruA, with translation MPRFKLILEYDGSNYAGWQRQVELPTIQGAIEQAIFHFSGQQLTITTAGRTDAGVHATGQVAHVDFEKNWHTHTICDALNAHLQKQGENISVLNVQNVPDSFDARFSAVKRHYLFKILNRRSPPALNAKRVWWLPKPLNAEAMHEAAQKLVGRHDFTTFRSAHCQAKSPIRTLERLDIQREGEEILLYAQARSFLHHQIRSFAGSLMEVGVGRWTVSDLEAALHAKDRTRCGVVAPPSGLYLTQVDY
- the fmt gene encoding methionyl-tRNA formyltransferase, whose protein sequence is MALRLSFMGTPDFSVPILHALLDAGHDVVAVYSQPPRPAGRRGLKLIPSAVQNAAQERSIPVFTPQTLKTAEQQAQFAALSVDAAVVVAYGLLLPKAVLEAPRFGCFNAHASLLPRWRGAAPIQRAIMAGDKETGMMIMKMDEGLDTGPIALSHSIPITDNMTTFELSNELSHIGAKLMVETLSALEKGQLKLTPQSEKNITYASKIKKEETRIDWTKPAELIHRHICALSPSPGCWCNMMIGGKEERVKILGSRLTTGPSLEIGRIEPDSLVIHCGQGRLEITHLQRSGGKVLESATFLRGAPISAVF